In Helianthus annuus cultivar XRQ/B chromosome 8, HanXRQr2.0-SUNRISE, whole genome shotgun sequence, a single genomic region encodes these proteins:
- the LOC110871479 gene encoding glutathione S-transferase T3-like, protein MGWDRLKRLGRLKLSAPHYTNPMLFRRRNPRYRIRNRRRKKEKEKQNGHIKRKWKPTPERKKNVITWEPEEEYALTRAFIDVSEDPVISNNQSKTVFWNRIRELFFDLMGRGEEYRLPDSISGKWTDINRKCTNFQTVYQRLFSGWKSGSSDEDITQQALVEYTEANGHFPYMRCWQILRHSPKWAIVSTPSGRSGNTRPSKRSKTNESGEPEKPTSDARNTDLNEDIPDDEPVEELPRPPGRKSRAKKPELSSMSMGTDMSNAFSEINKRLQDIHELGNKRLEENREVTEIMRDRQWAHDFEFYSKPHDHLTGKALKMALAQKERIEKKYNL, encoded by the exons ATGGGATGGGATCGTCTCAAGCGTTTGGGTCGGCTCAAGCTTTCGGCTCCCCACTACACGAACCCGATGTTGttccggagacgcaacccgaggTACCGGATACGCAACCGGAGAcgcaaaaaggaaaaggaaaagcaaAACGGGCACATAAAAAGAAAGTGGAAACCAACACCCGAGCGAAAAAAAAATGTGATAACGTGGGAGCCCGAAGAGGAGTATGCGTTAACCCGCGCTTTCATCGATGTTTCGGAGGACCCGGTCatat caaacaatcaaagtaaaaCCGTATTTTGGAACCGAATACGAGAACTCTTTTTCGATCTCATGGGTAGAGGAGAGGAGTACCGCCTACCGGACTCTATATCGGGGAAGTGGACCGATATAAACAGGAAatgcacaaactttcaaaccgtgTACCAACGCTTGTTTTCCGGATGGAAAAGTGGAAGTAGCGATGAAGACATTACGCAACAGGCATTGGTCGAGTATACGGAGGCTAATGGCCATTTCCCGTACATGAGGTGTTGGCAAATCCTTCGCCATAGCCCCAAATGGGCCATCGTATCTACTCCAAGTGGTCGTTCGGGAAATACACGACCATCAAAGAGGTCCAAAACAAACGAGTCGGGTGAACCCGAAAAGCCAACCTCCGACGCTCGAAACACCGACTTGAACGAGGATATTCCGGATGACGAGCCGGTGGAGGAGCTACCAAGACCGCCCGGAAGAAAAAGCCGGGCGAAAAAACCCGAGTTGTCGTCGATGTCTATGGGAACGGATATGAGTAACGCATTTTCGGAGATAAACAAGCGACTTCAAGACATACACGAACTCGGTAATAAACGTTTGGAGGAGAACCGTGAAGTTACGGAGATTATGCGGGATAGACAATGGGCTCACGACTTTGAGTTCTACTCGAAACCGCATGACCACTTAACGGGAAAAGCTTTGAAAATGGCGTTGGCACAAAAGGAGcggattgaaaaaaaatataacctttga
- the LOC110873727 gene encoding proline transporter 2, with protein MDKQDNITGGSLQVEPASPQNRGAGPEKDLESAHTIGHDSFGQLGLLLITSFNCGYILSFSNLMLVPLGWIWGVTSLILVGLITFYANWLLAEFHFVDGKRFIRYRDLMGHLFGRKMYYVTWVLQFSILILGNMGFLLLGGKALKEIDSQFSDSPLRLQYFVVITGVSYFVFALLVPTLSSMRRWLGISMVLTFTYITILLVVVFRDGRSNKDRNYDIIGSNNFSKVMNGFGAISAIIVCNTSGILPELQSTLRKPAIANMKKALYLQYSVGLFFYYGVSIVGYWAYGSAVSTYLPEELSGPKWASIMINAISFVQSIISQHMFIAPIHETLDTKFLRLDKSIHSRENIKNLLLLRATVFTGNTLVTAAFPFMGDFVNLLGSFSLIPLTFVFPSMIYIQVKGKSTRLEKKVWHGGIIVLFSLLTIATTISAIRSIVRNVRQYNLFADT; from the exons ATGGATAAACAAGATAACATCACCGGTGGATCACTACAAGTTGAACCCGCAAGCCCACAAAACCGCGGTGCTGGTCCAGAAAAAGATCTAGAATCGGCCCACACCATCGGCCATG ACTCGTTTGGTCAACTTGGTTTACTGCTTATAACAAGTTTCAACTGTGGATACATATTAAGCTTTTCAAACCTGATGTTGGTGCCTCTAGGATGGATCTGGGGTGTCACTAGCTTGATACTTGTGGGGCTGATTACTTTCTATGCTAACTGGCTATTAGCTGAGTTCCATTTTGTCGATGGAAAACGATTCATTAGATACAGAGATCTTATGGGACATCTTTTCG GGCGGAAAATGTATTATGTAACATGGGTTCTTCAGTTTTCAATCCTTATTCTTGGGAACATGGGGTTCTTACTTCTTGGAGGGAAAGCCCTTAAG GAAATCGATTCACAATTCAGCGATTCGCCTTTGAGACTCCAATATTTCGTAGTGATAACGGGTGTATCGTACTTTGTGTTTGCACTTTTGGTTCCTACATTGTCATCAATGAGAAGGTGGTTGGGAATCTCTATGGTTCTAACCTTCACTTATATAACAATTCTTCTTGTGGTAGTATTTCGAGATG GAAGATCAAACAAAGATCGAAACTATGACATTATCGGAAGCAACAATTTTTCCAAAGTGATGAATGGTTTTGGTGCGATATCTGCGATTATTGTTTGCAACACGAGTGGCATACTACCAGAACTACAG TCGACGCTGCGTAAACCAGCTATCGCAAACATGAAGAAAGCCTTGTATCTACAATACAGTGTGGGACTTTTCTTCTACTATGGTGTGAGTATTGTTGGATACTGGGCCTATGGTTCAGCTGTTTCAACAtatctgcctgaagagctcagtggccCTAAATGGGCTAGTATTATGATCAACGCTATAAGCTTTGTTCAATCTATAATATCCCAACAT ATGTTTATTGCACCGATTCATGAGACTCTTGACACAAAGTTTCTGAGGCTTGACAAAAGCATACATTCGAGAGAAAACATAAAGAACCTACTGCTCCTGCGAGCAACGGTCTTTACAGGCAATACATTGGTGACAGCAGCGTTCCCGTTTATGGGGGACTTTGTGAACTTGCTTGGATCATTTTCACTCATCCCTTTAACGTTTGTATTCCCGAGCATGATCTATATCCAG GTGAAAGGCAAGTCAACAAGATTGGAGAAGAAGGTCTGGCATGGGGGTATTATCGTCTTGTTTTCTCTCCTCACGATAGCGACTACAATATCTGCTATCAGATCGATTGTACGCAACGTTAGGCAATACAATTTATTTGCAGATACATAA
- the LOC110873728 gene encoding proline transporter 2 codes for MEIEHKGGLVSAHTIDRDSWKQVGLLLVTGYSCGYILSFSNLMLVPLGWTWGIISLIVVAVFAAYSSWLLAGFHFINGQRFIRFRDLMGSLFGQEMFYVTWVSQILILLITNMGFILLGGKALKEINAEFGGSSLRLQYFIIITGVAYFVFSIFVPTISSMGKWLIVSTILTFTYIGILLAVVIKDGLNSNRVKDYQVRGSDSSKMFNAFCAISAIVACNSAGIIPEIQSTLRSPAVENMRKALHLQFTIGLTFYYGVSIVGYWSYGSAVSEYLPENITGPTWAKVLINAVVFTQSIISQHAFIAPVHEALDTKFLILEKGIHSRANIFRLLCLRALLFTLNTLVAAAIPFMGDFVNLLGSFLLIPLTFVFPSMIFIKVKREAAKTEKVWHWAIIVLFSLLMVVTTIAAVRLIVNNISEYHLFADTRQS; via the exons ATGGAAATAGAACACAAGGGTGGTCTAGTTTCTGCTCATACAATTGACCGTG ATTCATGGAAGCAAGTCGGGTTGCTGCTAGTAACAGGCTACAGTTGTGGCTATATCTTAAGCTTTTCAAACCTGATGTTGGTGCCTCTAGGCTGGACTTGGGGCATCATTAGCCTGATAGTGGTCGCAGTCTTTGCTGCCTATTCTAGCTGGCTTCTGGCTGGTTTTCACTTTATAAACGGTCAGCGGTTCATCAGATTTAGAGATCTTATGGGCTCTCTTTTTG GACAAGAAATGTTTTATGTTACTTGGGTTTCCCAAATCTTGATCCTACTTATTACAAATATGGGATTCATACTTCTTGGTGGAAAGGCATTAAAG GAAATCAATGCAGAATTTGGTGGCTCTTCTTTAAGACTCCAATATTTTATCATCATCACCGGTGTAGCCTACTTTGTATTTTCAATATTTGTCCCAACAATATCATCAATGGGGAAGTGGTTGATAGTTTCAACAATTCTTACCTTCACTTATATCGGGATTCTGTTGGCAGTTGTAATCAAGGATG GACTGAATTCTAACAGAGTCAAAGACTACCAAGTTAGAGGAAGCGATTCTTCCAAGATGTTTAATGCTTTTTGTGCAATATCAGCTATTGTCGCTTGTAACTCCGCTGGCATTATACCTGAGATACAG TCAACTCTACGTTCGCCAGCGGTTGAAAACATGAGGAAAGCTTTGCATCTACAGTTTACTATAGGCCTGACCTTTTATTACGGTGTAAGCATAGTCGGATACTGGTCGTATGGTTCAGCAGTCTCTGAGTATCTTCCTGAAAACATAACCGGACCAACATGGGCTAAGGTCCTGATTAACGCAGTAGTATTCACACAATCCATAATTTCTCAGCAT GCATTTATCGCACCAGTTCATGAGGCGCTAGATACCAAGTTCCTGATACTTGAAAAAGGCATACATTCTAGAGCAAACATATTTCGTCTACTTTGCCTACGAGCATTACTATTCACTCTCAACACACTGGTGGCAGCAGCAATTCCTTTTATGGGAGATTTTGTCAACTTATTAGGATCTTTTCTACTTATACCGTTGACCTTCGTGTTCCCCAGTATGATCTTTATAAAG GTGAAGAGAGAAGCAGCAAAAACTGAGAAGGTCTGGCATTGGGCCATTATTGTTTTGTTTAGTCTGTTGATGGTTGTAACCACCATAGCCGCTGTCCGGTTAATTGTAAACAACATTTCCGAATACCATTTATTCGCAGATACACGACAGTCCTAG